A stretch of DNA from Drosophila virilis strain 15010-1051.87 chromosome 5, Dvir_AGI_RSII-ME, whole genome shotgun sequence:
TTATTGGCCATTTTGGCGCGCTTTTAACCGATCTGCGCAAGTTTTagtacaatttcaatttgttaattttgttgtgttgtgttgtgtccAATTTGATATTAGTAagaattttctttgtttttattcgtCTTTCTAATCGGATAACAATCGTTGttcaataaatatcgatacCCAGTTACCAGTTACTCAGCTTGCGATGAATACAACAGTGGGCTAACAGCCTCTGGTATACAAATTCCAAATATCGATAGTTCAAAACGACGCACACATCTCTAATGTCAGTCTGCATACTTACACATCTCTACTGTGTCGGACCGGACAGCCCAGCGTCCGCAATTTCTACGTTTAAACATAGAAAAAAGTGTTTTAAACAAAGGAAATAATTGtgaaaatttagtttaaataaaaCCGAAATTAAATACGTTTTAGCCAAAATATACAGTTCACATTGCAAATATGCATTGTACTCCAGCCATTTTGGCCGCGTCATGTGTCATCGTCACGCTGCTCGCTGCACACTCCGCTGCCGACCGCTCGTCGACGGCGACCAAAAAAGTATTGCAGCCAGATGGAAATCTAATCGAATTGGATGAGGATAACTGGCATTTAATGCTAAATGGCGAATGGATGATTGAATTGTGAGTGAAAAAACAAACGTAAAACATCAACGCAATAGAAAATGTCAACGCAGACGCAGTTTGTGTGGGGTGTAGCCGGTAAGAAGACACTACaactgcaaaaacaacaacaacaacaaaagctggAACTGTTTCTGGTTCTGTGGAATGTTGCATTCCGCTTAGATGTGCGTTGCGCGTTGCTGATTGGCTGCGTCACCTGCGCCTGAGTCATGACCGGCAGTTGCGTTTTTACAGCTGttttacccaaaaaaaaaaaaaaaaaaaaattaaacaaacaattgaaattaacCCAACATAACCAAATTTGGAAACGTGTTCAAGTAGTCAGAAGCTGGTAATAGGGCTAATGGATATATAGTATTGTTACCAACAGCAGCGCATCTGCTTCCGTTTATGGTTTACAATAAGAACTTCTGacgaaatattgaaatatcaaTGAGGGCTCACACATCGAATTCAAAGACAGACTGTCTCTGTTGATGCGAGTCCCTTTGCAGCCCTGGTATTGAGCCCTTTTGCTGTAGGCATCATTTATGTCGGAGCTGGGATCAGAACACTCATAGCCAAAGCTTAAGCTGCCATTAATGCAATCTGCACGAAATTGAACTTTTGACTGcataaattatatgaaaatatcatCAAACCAATATCAAGTCAACCATAATTCATATACCGTATTTACAGTTTTGCTCCTTGGTGCCCAGCCTGCAAAAATCTGGCGCCTGTCTGGGAACGCTATGCCAGCACAGCTAAAGATGTTAAAGTGCATGTGGCCAAGATCGATGTAACCACATCGCCATCGCTGAGCGGACGCTTCTTTGTTACCGCTTTGCCCACGATCTATCAGTAAGACTCTTTAAGAGGATATTACAAAAGACATGCTCTCTACAATGCTCTCGTTATTGCAGCGTGAAGGATGGCGAATTCCGGCAATATCGTGGCGCACGTGATGCCGATGCCCTGTTGTACTTCCTTAAGAAGAAGTCCTGGCAGAGCATTGAGCCGCTGTCCTCGTGGAAAAAGCCGGACACCATACACATGTCCCTGCTATCATACTTCTTTAAGCTGTCGCACACATTGAAGGTACGTCAACCTGCTGCCCATGCAATCACTTGTTTACGTCTGCATCGGTCGGTTATGTCGTAGCTCAGTTCAATGCACGTATGCGGAAGCTTATCAGGCACGATTGGCCCAAGAGGTTATAATGTCTATGCCTCATACTGGCACACTGGTGTAATTCTCATTTGTCTGGGCTTAAGCCGGCTAAACTTGTTGGGCACATTCGGCGCATTTTAAGCTTCTGCACAAAATCACGCTTTTGTATAATATGTCTATGtacgtgtatgtgtat
This window harbors:
- the LOC6626936 gene encoding thioredoxin-related transmembrane protein 1 isoform X1, with the protein product MHCTPAILAASCVIVTLLAAHSAADRSSTATKKVLQPDGNLIELDEDNWHLMLNGEWMIEFFAPWCPACKNLAPVWERYASTAKDVKVHVAKIDVTTSPSLSGRFFVTALPTIYHVKDGEFRQYRGARDADALLYFLKKKSWQSIEPLSSWKKPDTIHMSLLSYFFKLSHTLKHTQKLFKDFNARLQEEYGLPTWGSYALFAIATIFVGAALGLMLVCIVDFVYPPKKSQRQSFSESQEHLAEGVEDLATEDIEDDEDEGGDDEERNSEEADDDEEDEAADVEAEQIKQGNGDKLEDKSTENKADKLETTSSAGDEAPELSEKPSTEQMRKRKPRKAD
- the LOC6626936 gene encoding thioredoxin-related transmembrane protein 1 isoform X2, giving the protein MHCTPAILAASCVIVTLLAAHSAADRSSTATKKVLQPDGNLIELDEDNWHLMLNGEWMIEFFAPWCPACKNLAPVWERYASTAKDVKVHVAKIDVTTSPSLSGRFFVTALPTIYHVKDGEFRQYRGARDADALLYFLKKKSWQSIEPLSSWKKPDTIHMSLLSYFFKLSHTLKDFNARLQEEYGLPTWGSYALFAIATIFVGAALGLMLVCIVDFVYPPKKSQRQSFSESQEHLAEGVEDLATEDIEDDEDEGGDDEERNSEEADDDEEDEAADVEAEQIKQGNGDKLEDKSTENKADKLETTSSAGDEAPELSEKPSTEQMRKRKPRKAD